In Streptomyces sp. NBC_00483, a single window of DNA contains:
- a CDS encoding alpha/beta fold hydrolase: MPYVATSDGAQIFYKDWGTGRPVVLSHGWPLSSDSWEAQQLFLATHGYRVIAHDRRGHGRSTQTWSGNEMNTYADDLATLIDTLDLRDVTLVGFSTGGGEVARYVGRHSTARVAQVVLVSAVPPFMLKTADNPGGVPIETFDAIRAGSLADRSQLYRDLADGPFFGNNRPGADVSQGIREAFWRQGLQAGHRSAYECIAAFSATDFRADLDAIDVPTLVIHGDDDQVVPFEVGGKASAARIKNATLKVYPGAPHGITDTHKDQLGADLLEFLNS; the protein is encoded by the coding sequence ATGCCCTACGTCGCCACATCCGACGGTGCGCAGATCTTCTACAAAGACTGGGGTACGGGCCGCCCCGTCGTCCTCAGCCACGGCTGGCCCCTGAGCTCCGACAGCTGGGAGGCCCAGCAGCTGTTCCTGGCCACTCACGGCTACCGCGTCATCGCCCACGACAGGCGCGGCCACGGCCGCTCCACGCAGACGTGGAGCGGCAACGAGATGAACACCTACGCCGACGACCTGGCCACGCTCATCGACACCCTGGACCTGCGCGATGTCACCCTGGTCGGCTTCTCCACCGGCGGCGGCGAGGTCGCCCGTTACGTCGGCCGCCACAGCACCGCCCGCGTCGCCCAGGTCGTCCTCGTTTCGGCGGTGCCGCCGTTCATGCTGAAGACGGCCGACAACCCCGGCGGCGTTCCCATCGAGACCTTCGACGCCATCCGGGCCGGTTCGCTCGCCGACCGCTCGCAGCTCTACCGCGACCTGGCCGACGGCCCGTTCTTCGGCAACAACCGGCCCGGCGCCGATGTCTCCCAGGGCATCCGGGAGGCGTTCTGGCGCCAGGGCCTGCAGGCCGGGCACCGGAGCGCCTACGAGTGCATCGCGGCGTTCTCCGCGACCGACTTCCGCGCCGACCTGGACGCCATCGACGTGCCCACGCTGGTCATCCACGGCGACGACGACCAGGTCGTGCCCTTCGAGGTCGGCGGCAAGGCGTCGGCCGCCCGCATCAAGAACGCGACGCTGAAGGTCTACCCGGGCGCTCCGCACGGCATCACCGACACGCACAAGGACCAACTCGGCGCGGATCTGCTGGAGTTCCTGAACTCCTGA
- a CDS encoding family 78 glycoside hydrolase catalytic domain, with protein sequence MRSDIRRRTVLAASAGAVPVIAAAAPTAAAAPTGPAALPAPPALPNGAVTGLTTEHRTDPLGTDATRPRFGWRLGSRKRGLTQGAYRIRVASSAARLARADVWDSGRVTSSDSVAVRYDGPGLKPSTGYFWSVTVWDADGREVGASPAARFETALLSSDGTTRWDGAQWIGMKGKKPNSAGAPLLRSETALRGKGQVREARLYVSALGVYEAYVNGEHVTVPEGEGRTAELLTPGWTNYDTSVNYMTYDVTESVTRGGGRAVTLAAVLGNGWYNARVSEGSKYYSKDGNPLALKAKLLIRFADGSTQSVVTKPGAGWKATDTGPYRADDIYDGQTYDARKELTGWTASGFDASKWSDVEEVGYAAKYPDAKLTAYPGETARLMEKWDRTPQSLTVYSEVTGEESSANGKGRIVPDPARSTDGKPGPVPLRPGDTAVFDLGQNMVGVPRYTLRGTAGAEVVVRFGEMLNDDSKGADGPEGSLYRANLRSAKATSTYVLKGAGSGETHQDSLTFYGFRYVSVEVTTKDAEVTVSDVTGKVATSAIRETGSITTNDEDINQLISNVHWGQRGNYLWVPTDCPQRDERLGWTGDTQVFSSTGLYNTDSVAFLSHFEDILIESQKTYGVDGAQFTAVAPGNRYNAAEPCSGWADCGVVVPWTVWQMSGDRTIIDRSWDAMVRYIDWIKKKGGDSYAGQGAIFADWLAFQNTGTQLMSDVYYAYSVRLMAQMAKATDRAAESKAYEDLFTRVRRAFMAKYIVVDGDKITVRSSLGGKPVMGGDPEDNSQSALLWVLKLGFYDTQAQRRALVGLLADNIGNDAAYKAAHPDSARVDYAENTLSVGFLGVNVLAPVLTDEGRPDLAYKLLHQDAMPSWLYSVKNGATTIWERWNSYSKDDGFGPVEMNSFNHYSYGAIMEWMYAYMAGIAVDPDHPGFQRFRLQPHVDPTGAITQVSARHMSPYGEITSEWELAKDGTLTFEATVPANTEATLSLPSVSASSVRAGRTPLAQVEGVRAAGFADGRATFRLPAGRYQLTSSVR encoded by the coding sequence ATGCGCAGCGACATACGTCGCAGAACCGTCCTCGCCGCGAGCGCGGGCGCGGTGCCCGTCATCGCGGCCGCGGCCCCCACCGCCGCCGCGGCCCCCACCGGACCCGCCGCGCTCCCCGCTCCACCCGCTCTCCCGAACGGCGCGGTCACAGGACTCACCACCGAGCACCGCACCGACCCGCTCGGCACCGACGCCACCCGCCCCCGCTTCGGCTGGCGGCTCGGTTCGCGGAAGCGGGGCCTGACCCAGGGCGCGTACCGGATCCGGGTGGCGTCGAGCGCCGCGCGGCTCGCCCGCGCCGACGTGTGGGACAGCGGCCGCGTGACGTCGTCCGACTCGGTGGCCGTGCGCTACGACGGTCCCGGACTCAAGCCGTCCACCGGGTACTTCTGGTCCGTGACGGTGTGGGACGCGGACGGCCGGGAGGTCGGCGCCTCCCCCGCCGCCCGGTTCGAGACCGCCCTGCTGAGCAGCGACGGCACCACCCGCTGGGACGGCGCGCAGTGGATCGGCATGAAGGGCAAGAAGCCCAACTCGGCGGGCGCGCCGCTGCTGCGGAGCGAGACCGCACTGCGCGGCAAGGGTCAGGTGCGCGAGGCGCGCCTGTACGTGTCGGCGCTCGGTGTCTACGAGGCGTACGTCAACGGCGAGCACGTCACGGTCCCCGAGGGCGAAGGCCGCACGGCCGAACTGCTCACCCCGGGCTGGACCAACTACGACACGAGCGTCAACTACATGACGTACGACGTCACGGAGTCGGTCACCCGCGGCGGCGGCCGTGCCGTGACGCTCGCCGCCGTGCTCGGCAACGGCTGGTACAACGCGCGCGTCTCCGAGGGCAGCAAGTACTACTCCAAGGACGGCAATCCGCTCGCCCTCAAGGCCAAGCTCCTGATCCGCTTCGCCGACGGCAGCACGCAGAGCGTCGTCACGAAGCCGGGCGCGGGCTGGAAGGCCACCGACACCGGCCCCTACCGCGCCGACGACATCTACGACGGTCAGACCTACGACGCCCGCAAGGAGCTCACCGGCTGGACGGCGAGCGGCTTCGACGCCTCGAAGTGGTCGGACGTGGAGGAGGTCGGTTACGCCGCGAAGTACCCGGACGCCAAGCTGACCGCCTACCCCGGCGAGACGGCCCGTCTGATGGAGAAGTGGGACCGCACCCCTCAGTCGCTGACGGTCTACTCCGAGGTCACGGGCGAGGAGTCGAGCGCCAACGGCAAGGGCCGCATCGTCCCCGACCCCGCCCGCTCCACCGACGGCAAGCCGGGCCCGGTCCCCCTGCGCCCCGGTGACACCGCCGTCTTCGACCTCGGCCAGAACATGGTCGGCGTCCCCCGCTACACGCTGCGCGGCACCGCCGGAGCCGAAGTCGTCGTCAGATTCGGCGAGATGCTCAACGACGACAGCAAGGGCGCCGACGGCCCCGAGGGCTCGCTGTACCGGGCCAATCTGCGCTCGGCGAAGGCCACGAGCACATACGTCCTCAAGGGCGCGGGCAGCGGCGAGACACACCAGGACTCGCTCACCTTCTACGGCTTCCGCTACGTGTCGGTGGAGGTGACCACGAAGGACGCCGAGGTCACGGTCTCGGACGTGACCGGCAAGGTCGCCACTTCCGCGATCCGTGAGACCGGCAGCATCACGACCAACGACGAAGACATCAACCAGCTGATCAGCAACGTCCATTGGGGTCAGCGCGGCAACTATCTGTGGGTGCCCACCGACTGCCCGCAACGCGACGAGCGGCTCGGCTGGACCGGCGACACGCAGGTGTTCTCCAGCACCGGCCTCTACAACACGGACTCGGTCGCCTTCCTCAGCCACTTCGAGGACATCCTGATCGAGTCGCAGAAGACGTACGGCGTCGACGGCGCGCAGTTCACGGCGGTCGCGCCCGGCAACCGGTACAACGCGGCGGAGCCGTGCAGCGGTTGGGCGGACTGCGGGGTCGTCGTGCCGTGGACCGTATGGCAGATGAGCGGCGACCGGACCATCATCGACCGCAGCTGGGACGCGATGGTCCGCTACATCGACTGGATCAAGAAGAAGGGCGGCGACAGCTACGCAGGACAGGGCGCGATCTTCGCCGACTGGCTCGCCTTCCAGAACACCGGCACCCAGCTGATGAGCGACGTCTACTACGCGTACAGCGTCCGCCTGATGGCACAGATGGCGAAGGCCACCGACCGCGCCGCGGAGTCGAAGGCGTACGAGGACCTCTTCACCCGCGTCCGCCGCGCCTTCATGGCCAAGTACATCGTCGTCGACGGCGACAAGATCACCGTACGGTCCAGCCTCGGCGGCAAGCCGGTCATGGGCGGCGACCCTGAGGACAACAGCCAGTCGGCCCTCCTCTGGGTCCTCAAGCTCGGCTTCTACGACACCCAGGCCCAACGCCGGGCGCTGGTCGGCCTGTTGGCGGACAACATCGGCAACGACGCGGCGTACAAGGCCGCCCACCCCGACAGCGCCCGCGTCGACTACGCGGAGAACACCCTGTCGGTCGGCTTCCTCGGGGTGAATGTGCTGGCGCCGGTCCTCACCGACGAGGGCCGCCCCGACCTCGCGTACAAGCTGCTGCACCAGGACGCCATGCCCTCATGGCTGTACTCGGTGAAGAACGGCGCGACGACGATCTGGGAACGCTGGAACTCCTACTCCAAGGACGACGGTTTCGGCCCGGTGGAGATGAACTCCTTCAACCACTACTCGTACGGCGCGATCATGGAGTGGATGTACGCGTACATGGCGGGCATCGCCGTCGACCCCGACCACCCCGGCTTCCAGCGCTTCCGGCTCCAGCCGCACGTCGACCCGACGGGCGCCATCACCCAGGTGTCGGCGCGGCACATGTCGCCCTACGGCGAGATCACCAGCGAGTGGGAGCTGGCCAAGGACGGGACGTTGACGTTCGAGGCCACCGTGCCCGCCAACACGGAGGCGACGCTGAGCCTGCCCAGCGTGTCGGCGTCGTCGGTGCGCGCGGGGCGTACGCCGCTCGCGCAGGTCGAGGGCGTGCGGGCGGCGGGCTTCGCCGACGGAAGGGCGACGTTCCGGCTGCCTGCGGGGCGGTATCAGCTGACGAGTTCGGTGCGCTGA
- a CDS encoding LacI family DNA-binding transcriptional regulator — protein MRERAPGRATVGIKDVAREAAVSVGTVSNVLNQPDRVSGPTRRHVQQVIARLGYVRSEYARQLRAGHSRIVSLLVLDMGNPFFVDLARGAERAAREAGLGVMVCNSAQSPAVEAEYLSMFAEQRVRGALITPADPSGATLRDFRRHGIPYVVVDRVAGDEPGCSVAVDDVTGGALALRHLVDAGHRSIAYVSGPPQLKQVQDRREGAHKALAEAGLPATHLYELPTDRLDVAAGRDAGARLLGLAHRPTAVFCANDLLALGVLQSLYAAGVRVPDDMSLIGYDDIEFASAATVPLTSVRQPAVTLGATAARLLLEETGEQAPVHRHQHVVLKPELVVRGSCKVPR, from the coding sequence TTGCGTGAACGCGCCCCGGGCCGGGCGACGGTCGGCATCAAGGACGTCGCCCGGGAGGCGGCGGTCTCCGTCGGCACCGTCTCCAACGTCCTGAACCAGCCCGACCGGGTCTCCGGGCCCACCCGCCGCCACGTTCAGCAGGTCATCGCCCGGCTCGGCTACGTACGCAGCGAGTACGCCCGCCAACTGCGGGCCGGGCACAGCCGGATCGTGTCGCTGCTCGTCCTCGACATGGGCAACCCGTTCTTCGTGGACCTCGCGCGCGGCGCCGAACGTGCCGCGCGCGAGGCGGGGCTCGGGGTGATGGTGTGCAACAGCGCGCAGAGCCCGGCCGTGGAGGCCGAGTACCTGTCGATGTTCGCCGAACAGCGGGTCCGCGGCGCCCTCATCACCCCGGCCGACCCCAGCGGCGCCACGCTCCGCGACTTCCGCCGCCACGGCATCCCGTACGTCGTCGTGGACCGCGTCGCCGGCGACGAACCGGGCTGCTCGGTGGCGGTCGACGACGTGACGGGCGGCGCGCTCGCCCTCCGCCACCTCGTCGACGCGGGCCACCGCTCCATCGCCTACGTCAGCGGACCGCCCCAGCTCAAACAGGTCCAGGACCGCCGCGAGGGCGCCCACAAGGCCCTCGCCGAAGCGGGCCTCCCCGCCACCCACCTCTACGAGCTCCCCACGGACCGCCTCGACGTGGCGGCGGGCCGCGACGCGGGCGCCCGCCTCCTAGGCCTCGCCCACCGCCCCACAGCCGTCTTCTGCGCCAACGACCTGCTCGCCCTCGGCGTCCTCCAGTCCCTCTACGCGGCCGGGGTCCGGGTCCCCGACGACATGTCACTGATCGGATACGACGACATCGAATTCGCCTCGGCGGCGACGGTCCCCCTCACCTCGGTCCGCCAGCCCGCCGTCACCCTCGGCGCGACGGCGGCGCGGCTGCTCCTGGAGGAGACGGGGGAACAGGCACCCGTCCATCGGCATCAACACGTCGTGCTGAAGCCGGAGTTGGTCGTGCGGGGGTCCTGCAAGGTGCCGCGCTGA
- a CDS encoding L-rhamnose mutarotase, with translation MQRVCFLLKVKADRIDEYRARHADVWQEMREALTATGWHNYSLFLREDGLLVGYLETEDFDKARAAMDATDVNARWQAEMGEFFEALDGQAPDAAMRPLTEVFHLA, from the coding sequence ATGCAACGGGTCTGCTTCCTGCTCAAGGTCAAGGCCGACCGCATCGACGAGTACCGCGCCCGACACGCGGACGTGTGGCAGGAGATGCGCGAGGCCCTGACCGCCACCGGCTGGCACAACTACTCGCTCTTCCTGCGCGAGGACGGACTGCTCGTCGGCTACCTGGAGACCGAGGACTTCGACAAGGCGCGCGCCGCGATGGACGCCACCGACGTGAACGCCCGGTGGCAGGCCGAAATGGGCGAGTTCTTCGAGGCGTTGGACGGGCAGGCGCCCGACGCCGCGATGCGCCCGCTCACCGAGGTCTTCCACCTTGCGTGA
- a CDS encoding alpha/beta hydrolase encodes MKPDTIVLIHGFWVTPRSWEHWITHYQTKGFRVLAPGYPGFGVEVEALNADPAPIEQLSVPAIIASLEKLIDGLDTQPILMGHSAGGVFTQILLDHGYGACGVAMNSAPTEGVAVIPLAQAKATFPVLKNPANRHKAVGFTYDQWRYAFTNTFPEDQARAAYERYHIPASGHVFWGSALANIHPGHADSYVDYHNDKRAPLLFISGENDHLMPPKIQRSNAKHYKSGALTEIIEYPGRSHLMPAQDGWEEIADHALEWALGHS; translated from the coding sequence GTGAAACCCGACACGATCGTCCTCATCCACGGCTTCTGGGTCACACCCCGAAGCTGGGAACACTGGATCACCCACTACCAGACCAAGGGCTTCCGGGTCCTCGCGCCCGGCTACCCGGGCTTCGGGGTGGAGGTGGAGGCCCTCAACGCCGACCCGGCCCCCATCGAACAGCTCTCCGTCCCCGCGATCATCGCGTCGCTGGAGAAGCTGATCGACGGCCTCGACACCCAGCCGATCCTCATGGGGCATTCCGCGGGCGGGGTGTTCACCCAGATCCTGCTTGACCACGGCTACGGCGCCTGCGGCGTCGCGATGAACTCCGCCCCCACCGAGGGCGTCGCGGTCATCCCCCTGGCGCAGGCCAAGGCGACGTTCCCGGTGCTGAAGAACCCCGCCAACCGGCACAAGGCCGTCGGTTTCACCTACGACCAGTGGCGCTACGCCTTCACCAACACCTTCCCCGAGGACCAGGCGCGGGCGGCGTACGAGCGCTACCACATCCCCGCCTCCGGCCATGTGTTCTGGGGCAGCGCGCTGGCCAACATCCACCCCGGCCACGCCGACTCGTACGTCGACTACCACAACGACAAGCGGGCGCCCCTGCTGTTCATCTCCGGCGAGAACGACCACTTGATGCCTCCGAAGATCCAGCGCTCCAACGCCAAGCACTACAAGTCGGGGGCCCTGACCGAGATCATCGAATACCCGGGCCGTTCCCACCTGATGCCGGCGCAGGACGGCTGGGAGGAGATCGCCGACCACGCCCTCGAGTGGGCACTGGGGCACTCCTGA
- a CDS encoding helix-turn-helix domain-containing protein, translating into MLVLDTSDLPVGDRIGAFEAVAAGAGGVSSVEVEEPEGTVWQRLELWPLGPLTLFHTQGTGMRVSRSPRQARRDALDTVAINIHRQGSGGFSWTDHHQRIGPNSATLQHMPAGYEYWWSGLGSTLALMFDTERLGLPEEAIRAAIPTLEHSPVGQLLINHVHGLHGIADRVATGPEADALASATLELVRAWVVSVAGDDATRRAVATETLLTRVLAYARVHLREPDLTPQRIAWAHNTSVRTLYRLCADGGLSLEKWIVRRRLEGARSDLAAPSHAHRTIEAVARSWGFGNPAFFSRRFREAYGTTPGEWRRRSRRGEPSWRPPPSAHGG; encoded by the coding sequence GTGCTCGTCCTCGACACAAGCGACCTTCCGGTCGGCGACCGGATCGGGGCCTTCGAAGCGGTGGCCGCCGGTGCGGGCGGTGTCTCCTCCGTCGAGGTGGAGGAGCCCGAGGGAACGGTCTGGCAACGCCTCGAACTCTGGCCCCTCGGCCCACTGACGCTCTTCCACACCCAGGGCACCGGGATGCGCGTCTCCCGCTCACCCCGGCAGGCGCGACGCGATGCTCTGGACACCGTCGCGATCAACATTCATCGCCAGGGATCCGGCGGCTTCTCCTGGACCGACCATCACCAGCGCATCGGCCCGAACAGCGCGACCCTGCAACACATGCCCGCCGGGTACGAGTACTGGTGGTCGGGCCTCGGCAGCACGCTTGCCCTGATGTTCGACACCGAACGCCTGGGGCTGCCCGAAGAGGCGATCCGCGCCGCGATCCCGACGCTCGAACACAGCCCCGTCGGCCAGTTGTTGATCAACCACGTGCACGGCCTGCACGGCATCGCCGACCGCGTCGCCACGGGCCCCGAAGCCGACGCCCTGGCCTCGGCCACCCTGGAACTCGTCCGGGCCTGGGTGGTGTCCGTCGCGGGCGACGACGCCACCCGCCGCGCCGTCGCCACGGAAACCCTCCTGACCCGGGTCCTGGCCTACGCCCGCGTCCATCTGAGGGAACCCGATCTCACCCCGCAACGGATCGCGTGGGCGCACAACACGTCCGTGCGGACGCTGTACCGACTGTGCGCGGACGGCGGGCTCAGTCTCGAGAAGTGGATCGTCCGCCGACGACTGGAGGGCGCCCGCAGTGACCTCGCGGCGCCCTCGCATGCGCACCGCACGATCGAGGCGGTTGCCCGGAGCTGGGGCTTCGGCAATCCCGCCTTCTTCTCGCGCCGCTTCCGCGAGGCCTACGGCACCACTCCCGGCGAATGGCGAAGGCGGTCGCGGCGGGGCGAGCCCTCCTGGCGTCCTCCACCGAGTGCCCACGGAGGATGA
- a CDS encoding alpha/beta fold hydrolase has product MNPGHPPRRRVLGGALAAGAASPVGAAGTASATSAGKAAGTKPTVVLVHGAFADASGFNAAIGLLHKSGFPVIAPANPLRDSAGDAAYISSVLDTLTGPVILAAHSYGGIVITNAARGHANVKALVYLGAFAPDEGESALQLAQQFPGSELGAALVPRPYPLPGGGEGTDGYIAAEKFQAVFAADLPAAETRLMAVTQRPGSVEGLSGPSGAPAWRTIPSWYLIPTQDKVIPPAAHRFMSKRAGSKVTEIRSSHVVMTSHPQATADIIKSAYAATR; this is encoded by the coding sequence ATGAACCCCGGTCATCCTCCGCGCCGCCGTGTCCTCGGCGGCGCGCTCGCGGCCGGCGCCGCGAGTCCCGTCGGCGCCGCCGGCACCGCATCTGCCACGTCCGCCGGAAAGGCCGCCGGCACCAAACCGACGGTCGTCCTCGTGCACGGAGCGTTCGCCGACGCCTCCGGCTTCAACGCCGCCATCGGGCTGCTGCACAAGAGCGGCTTCCCGGTGATCGCGCCGGCCAACCCGCTGCGGGACAGCGCGGGCGACGCCGCGTACATCTCCAGCGTGCTGGACACCCTCACGGGACCGGTGATCCTGGCCGCCCACTCCTACGGCGGCATCGTCATCACCAACGCCGCCCGCGGGCACGCGAACGTCAAGGCCCTGGTGTACCTGGGGGCGTTCGCGCCCGACGAGGGCGAGAGCGCGCTGCAACTGGCGCAGCAGTTCCCCGGCAGCGAATTGGGGGCCGCGCTCGTTCCGCGCCCCTATCCGCTGCCCGGCGGCGGCGAGGGTACCGACGGCTACATCGCGGCCGAGAAGTTCCAGGCGGTGTTCGCGGCCGATCTGCCCGCGGCCGAGACGCGTCTCATGGCTGTCACGCAGCGCCCCGGTTCGGTCGAAGGGCTCAGCGGCCCGAGCGGCGCGCCCGCCTGGAGAACCATCCCTTCCTGGTACCTGATCCCGACCCAGGACAAGGTCATCCCACCCGCCGCCCACCGGTTCATGTCCAAGCGCGCCGGCAGCAAGGTGACCGAGATCCGCTCCTCGCACGTCGTCATGACCTCCCACCCGCAGGCCACCGCCGACATCATCAAGTCCGCCTACGCCGCGACTCGTTGA
- a CDS encoding LuxR family transcriptional regulator: protein MTFHGRSDERGQLDLLVADLRQGLSGVLFLQGDAGIGKSALIDHVVTEAADLRVLRLAGIEAEAGFAFAALQRLLVPFQDELKEGGALLPLQQEALKVACGLADGPPADRFLVGLALLAFLADKAKLRPVLCCVDDACLLDRDSLEVFAFVGRRLHAEGVGFVFAARSGFDIPPGLPVVPVPGLVEPDALELLRSVADGPLDPVVGARIVAATGGNPRALSDLGRELSAEHLAGSLALPEPLPVGSRLEEHYRQQVRGLPDATRMWLVLAAAEPSGDLHYLARAAHLLGIAADASGPAEDAGMVVLRAAVEFRHPLVRPAVYGGATSVQRRAAHRALANVTDRPDDRDLRAWHLAATVPGRDAAVADEVERAADRAATRGGHAARVTFMARAAELSPDGGARAGRFLAAAEAAVAAGAPLQADVLLGAVDVGLLSEAGRSGALLVRAGVVDGLGGPDAHARASALCLAAASAFGDQEPGRKRQALLHAAELTFTARHRAPATTAAEIARAVDSLAASGPLTGIDELLRGFTVLAGDSYEQAVPQLRKALTSLLAPDTPDDVVLGGYGLGAWFSTLLWDHDARTALLERADGIARRRGALGHLDAILSCSAMAETTLGHLAAAEALEADGRQLRAAMGRPAAQPQPDRNAELLAWRAADNGPREVLHRALEDARTRGDGALESLAHGGVLILALGSGDYATARPVAEELVRPDALGLYSRHLPAVVEVGVRCGDRTLATAALRILAGRATAAGTPWALGLLARSRALLAGAGDAEPLYREAVDLLSRTNAEADLAVAHLLYGEWLRRRRRRKDARAPLRTALTMFRTMDAGAFAQRAARELAATGAHLTKVPEGAREPLTSQELKIAHLAAQGATNAEIATQMIISASTVDYHLRKVFRKLDVPSRRRLAEALRA from the coding sequence ATGACCTTCCACGGCCGGTCCGATGAGCGCGGACAACTCGACCTCCTGGTCGCGGACTTGCGTCAGGGGCTGAGCGGCGTCCTCTTCCTGCAAGGTGACGCGGGGATCGGCAAGAGCGCACTGATCGACCACGTGGTCACGGAGGCGGCGGACCTTCGGGTGCTGCGGCTGGCGGGGATCGAGGCGGAGGCGGGGTTCGCGTTCGCCGCGCTGCAACGGCTGCTCGTCCCGTTCCAGGACGAACTCAAGGAAGGTGGGGCGTTGTTGCCGCTCCAGCAGGAGGCGCTGAAGGTCGCCTGCGGGCTGGCCGACGGGCCTCCGGCGGACCGGTTCCTGGTGGGGCTCGCCCTGCTGGCCTTTCTCGCGGACAAGGCCAAGCTGCGTCCGGTGCTGTGCTGTGTCGACGACGCCTGCCTCCTCGACCGGGACTCCCTGGAGGTGTTCGCCTTCGTGGGCCGTCGGCTGCACGCCGAGGGAGTCGGCTTCGTCTTCGCCGCCAGGTCCGGTTTCGACATCCCGCCCGGTCTGCCCGTCGTCCCGGTCCCCGGCCTGGTGGAGCCGGATGCGCTGGAGCTGCTGCGGTCCGTGGCGGACGGTCCTCTCGACCCCGTGGTCGGGGCCCGCATCGTGGCGGCGACCGGCGGCAACCCCCGGGCGCTGAGCGACCTCGGCCGGGAACTCTCCGCCGAACACCTCGCCGGTTCGCTGGCCCTGCCCGAGCCATTGCCCGTGGGGAGCCGACTGGAGGAGCACTACCGGCAGCAGGTACGCGGGCTGCCCGACGCCACGCGCATGTGGCTGGTGCTCGCCGCCGCCGAGCCCAGCGGTGACCTTCACTATCTTGCGCGCGCGGCGCACCTGTTGGGTATCGCGGCGGACGCGTCGGGGCCCGCCGAGGACGCGGGGATGGTGGTGTTGCGCGCCGCCGTGGAGTTCCGGCATCCGCTGGTGCGCCCGGCCGTGTACGGGGGTGCCACGAGCGTGCAACGGCGTGCTGCGCACCGCGCGTTGGCGAATGTCACGGACCGTCCGGACGACCGGGATCTGCGGGCCTGGCATCTCGCTGCCACCGTGCCCGGCCGTGATGCCGCCGTGGCGGACGAGGTGGAGCGTGCCGCCGACCGGGCCGCGACACGCGGTGGGCATGCGGCACGGGTGACGTTCATGGCTCGGGCGGCGGAGCTCTCGCCGGACGGCGGTGCCCGGGCCGGGCGGTTTCTCGCCGCCGCCGAGGCCGCCGTCGCCGCCGGAGCGCCGCTGCAGGCCGATGTGCTGCTGGGGGCGGTCGACGTCGGTCTGTTGAGCGAGGCGGGGCGATCCGGCGCGCTGCTGGTGCGGGCCGGTGTCGTCGACGGCCTGGGCGGGCCCGATGCCCATGCGCGGGCGTCGGCGCTGTGCCTCGCCGCCGCGTCCGCGTTCGGGGATCAGGAGCCGGGTCGCAAACGCCAAGCACTGCTGCACGCCGCCGAGTTGACGTTCACCGCACGGCACCGTGCCCCCGCCACGACGGCTGCCGAGATCGCGCGCGCGGTGGACTCCCTGGCGGCATCCGGGCCGCTAACGGGCATCGACGAACTGCTGCGCGGCTTCACCGTCCTGGCCGGTGACAGCTACGAACAGGCCGTCCCCCAACTGCGCAAGGCTCTGACGTCGCTGCTCGCACCGGACACTCCGGACGACGTGGTACTGGGCGGCTACGGGCTCGGCGCCTGGTTCTCCACCCTGTTGTGGGACCACGACGCCCGTACCGCCCTGTTGGAGCGCGCCGATGGCATCGCCCGCCGGCGCGGAGCCCTGGGACACCTCGACGCGATTCTCTCCTGCTCCGCCATGGCCGAGACCACGCTGGGACATCTGGCGGCCGCCGAGGCACTGGAGGCCGACGGCCGCCAACTCCGGGCGGCGATGGGCAGACCCGCCGCCCAGCCACAGCCTGACCGGAATGCCGAACTGCTGGCCTGGCGTGCCGCCGACAACGGCCCGCGGGAAGTACTGCACCGGGCACTCGAGGACGCGCGCACGCGCGGCGACGGAGCGCTGGAGTCCCTCGCGCACGGCGGCGTACTGATCCTCGCGCTGGGAAGCGGGGACTACGCCACGGCCCGCCCCGTGGCAGAAGAACTCGTCCGGCCCGATGCGCTCGGGCTGTACTCCCGGCACCTGCCGGCGGTCGTCGAGGTGGGCGTGCGCTGCGGGGACCGCACGCTGGCGACCGCGGCCCTGCGCATCCTGGCCGGCCGGGCCACAGCCGCGGGCACGCCGTGGGCGCTGGGGCTGCTGGCGCGCTCCCGGGCCCTGCTCGCCGGGGCGGGGGACGCCGAACCGCTGTACCGCGAGGCCGTCGATCTGCTGTCCCGGACGAACGCCGAGGCCGACCTTGCCGTCGCCCACCTGTTGTACGGCGAATGGCTGCGCCGGCGAAGGCGCCGCAAGGACGCACGGGCGCCCCTGCGGACCGCCCTGACCATGTTCCGCACCATGGACGCGGGCGCCTTCGCACAGCGTGCCGCACGCGAACTGGCCGCCACCGGCGCGCACTTGACCAAGGTTCCCGAAGGGGCACGGGAGCCTCTGACCTCCCAGGAGTTGAAGATCGCCCACCTGGCGGCGCAGGGCGCGACCAACGCCGAGATCGCCACCCAGATGATCATCAGCGCCAGCACGGTCGACTACCACCTGCGCAAGGTGTTCCGGAAGTTGGACGTGCCCTCCCGGCGCCGGCTCGCCGAGGCCCTACGCGCGTGA